The window ACAGATATCAAATTGCAAACCATCAAATCACAAAACATCACATCTCAGATCATCACATCTCAGATATCAAATCACAAAACATCACATCTCAGATCATCACATCACAGATATCAAATTGCAAACCATCAAATCACAAAACATCACATCTCAGATCATCACATCTCAGATATCAAATCACAAAACATCACATCTCAGATCATCACATCACAGATATCAAATCACAAATCATCAAATCACAAAACATCACATCTCAGATCATCACATCACAGATATCAAATCACAAAACATCCCATCTCAGATCATCACATCACAGATATCAAATCACTAAACATCACATCTCAGATCATCACAGCACAGATCATCAAAACACAGATCATCACATCACAGACATCAAATCACTAAACATCACAGCACAGATCAGCACAGCATAGATCATCAAATCACAGATCATCACATCACATAGCAGATATCAAATCACAAATCATCAAATCACAAAACATCACATCTCAGATCATCACAGCACAAATCTCGAAACATCACAGCACAGATCATCAAAACACAGATCATCACTTAGAtcataaaatcacattaaatatatcaaatcacAAATCATCATCTTTCAGATCATTACATTTATCACGGATCTCAAATCACaaatcataaaataacaaaacatcaCATCTCAGATCATCCCTTCTCCACTCAACATCTCCTCACACCTGCTTGTGTTCCAGAGCTGGCCGAGGCCTTCAAAGAGTTTGATTACGATCAGGACGGCTATCTGAACTATAAGGATCTGGCCGAGTGCATGCGGACGATGGGCTACATGCCCACAGAGATGGAGCTGCTGGAGATCATCCAGCAGATCAAGATGAGGCGTCAGTATCTGTACACACTAACATTAAGAACTGAAGCATCATATATCAGCGTCTCAGCTCACCTGCTCTTTCTGTGTGTTCAGTTGGAGGTCTGATGGATTTCGATGATTTCTGTGAGTTGATGGGTCCCAGGATGATGGTGGAGACGGCGGATATGCTGGGACTCAAAGAGCTCAAAAGCTCCTTCTGTCAGGTAcaaaaacaaccacaaacaCTTATATCACGTTTGAGATCGGTATGATTTTTAAAGGAGgccaaggacacattaaatccatcaaaagggacagtaaagacattcataacGTGGCATAGCGTGCATCATCAGGTTTCTGTCTGATTTATAGCGTGCTAAAAAGAGGAATCCTCTCTGGAAAAACTTTACTAAGTCAACAAAATCAAACTCCAGATTCATGTGTAGGACGTGTATGCAGATTTATGCATATGTCATGAATTTCAATAACATTTCTGAAAACCTGTAATCCATTAAACGTTTGCATCAATCAGCTGTAGtatgaaaaaaactattatttatttaatctccCTCTTCAGCTGTAATGTCTTGTCTTAAATATACCTGAGCGGCTTCCTTTGAGCAGTGAATGAGCTGTGCGTGTTTGATGTTTGCCCTCAGTTTGACACTGATGGCGATGGGAAGATCTCTCTGGACGAGATGAAGGAGGCAGTCAAGACACTGTTAGGAGAGAAACTCAAGAAAGGAGAGCTGGAGGAGATCCTGAAGGAGCTGGACCTGAACGGAGATGGAACCGTGGATTTCGACGGTGAGAGATTTGACTGAACAGCAACATGATATAACATAAGAGATGTGAAGCAGCGGTGGTCTGTAATGTGAATCTGATTGGACTCTTCCAGAGTTCGTGATGATGCTGTCGGTGCGATAACTCCCTCTTCTACGGCCCTCATCCAACAGCAGACGATACGAGGAGACTGGAAATATCTTTATAACAGACGGTTCTGCAACGAAAATACACTTCTCTGATTTTGCTCTGCTCTGTAGTATTTCATGGACTAATACTGATGACTATAATAGTTtcaatctgtttattttaaacattgcaTGAATGGAGGTTGCCAAGTATTTTCTGTGAAATgagttaattatttatataagtgTGAAACTAGAtccagacatttttaaatgttgtaaatgATTTGTTAAAGTAACGCACTGCAGCATGAAGCTGACTcagattttaatgtgaaatactGTATACGTGTTTTAATGCATagagatatttttatgaatagatATTTGATCAAAGggtcaagtttatttttttaataaacagtaaaagtCTGAAAAAGTGTGAGAATGTAtctaaacattataaaaaaaactattttgtaaatgttttaaacagcacagaaataaaacggaaaataaaaactatatttctaAAGCGTCAGTGTGTGAAACTCAGGGATGAGAACATCGGGAAAAACCCTTCGGAAAGTTTTCTTGGGCCTCGTTTATGTTTCACTAAACCCATCCTAGATCAGATCTtacaatcatttattatatatacgtTTGATTTATAGAATGATCGTACGAAAAGAAAACACACCTATGACtctctttcagatgtgaaatctatAAATGATCtataattaatatcattaacaTGTAAAAGATCACCAGTCATTATAATTTAGAACAACTTTagttttcaaaaacctgcaatactcaataaaaagtgtgttttttttataaacgtgagcgctgtgacacacacacacacacacacacacacacacacacacacatacacacacacacattacacacacacacacacacacacacacacacacacacacacacacacacacacacacacacacacacacacacacacacacacacacacacacacacacacacacacacacacacacacacacacacacacatatacacacacacacacacacacacacacacacacacacacacacacacacacacacacacactcacacacacacactcgaagCTGACGGTGTCATGGAAAGGTCTGGAGGAATAAAAGAGGAACTTCTTAAGCTCTACCTGGAAACAGCAGAGAGCAGGATTATCTCCAGCAGAACATGATGAACAGGAGCAGAGCAGGGCCCCGGGTCCGTCACTGACCCCTGAAGGTCAAGAGCATCACTACAGCTGACCACAGAGATCCACAGCCTACTAAATCATGCTTTAATACTTTAACAGTAACAgatgaaaagtcaaaatgatgATTTAGCATGTCtcactttcattttatatcattataacTCATAAGAATAATTTtgactatatgtatatatatatatatatatatatgtatatatatatatatatatatatatatatatatattcacaatctTAAAGTGCACCTTTGCTACTGTCTTTAAGGCGTaatatttttgcacttttttatatttacagcagtttaaaactgttttaggaTTCAAAACATTCACGAGGATCAGTTTGTGCGCCCTCTGTTGGAGATTTCTGATTATCTGACCAAACTAAACGCATTAGTTTCgtttttcgtgttttttttacttctttatgAACAACTTTTATTCTTTTGTCCTCCTCGTGTGCTCAGTAACTCAAGATCTTTGTTTCTGCTGAGGTTTATAGATGTGGAGTGTTTTCTGGAGGAAAGGCtggtgtgtgttcgtgtgttgttttcagtgtgtttgtgttcgtgTTCTTCGGAGTCGTTTCTTCTGCGTTTGTGTGTTGCGACGTAAGCACGTCATCCGGGTATTTCCGCGCACACGGAGACTGGAGGCGGGGGCGCGCGGAAGAGAGCGTCGTTCTGCGTGTCGTTCATTCTTCACTGGAGCGCGGAAACGCGTCGAACGCGAGCGGAGCCGCAGAGAGGCGCGACATGGAGGGTAAGTCGGGCGTTCTGATGCCGCGCTGCTCCTCTGAACGGGGGAacggtgtgtgtgagtgtgtgtgtgagtgtgtgtgtgtgtgtgtgtgtgtgtgtgagtgtgtgtgtgtgtgtgtgtgtgtgtgtgtgtgtgtgtgtgtgtgtgtgtgtgtgtgtgtgtgtgtgtgtgtgtgtgtgtgtgtgtgtgtgtgtgtgtgtgtgtgtgtgtgtgtgtgagtccgCTCGGGAGGGAAAGTCCCGTCGGTGAAGTTTTGCTCTCGGTTTCGGCGGAGAACCGTCCGTTCCGTTCCGTTCCGCTCTTCGCTGATCGCGAAGCTGTCGACCGGGAACACAACACAACTTTAGTTCTGACGCGTTACGGcctacaggtgtgtgtgtgtgtgtgtgtgtgtgtgtgtgtgtgtgtgtgtgtgtgtgtgtgtgtgtgagagagagagagagagagattgtttgtttgtgtgtttgagagcgagtgtgtgtgtgtgagagagagagtttgattacttgtttgtgtgtgtgtgtgtgtgtgtgtgtgtgtgtgtgtgtgtgtgttcgtgtgtgtgtttgagatttGATTTCACAGATAAAATAAGACATCAGGTCAGGTAGTACTGGTAAAGTCTGCTGGTTAGTAGGTTAATGggtgggttagggttagtaaaCACTATGACCTCACAAACAATAGTGAAAGTAAAGCTGCTCATCAGAGCAAAGAATGAAGAGgattttataaatacatgaaCAGACGTCACTGATGAGATCTGAATGTGTTTAAACCACAGACCCCTGAACAGAACCTGGTCTAGACCTCATCTAAATCTAGGTTCATCTAAACTGGTTTACCAgtctgaaaatatttactttgtgtTAAACTCATTTTTCTCTTCATCGCTATATCACTGTATTATGTAgttgtattttaatgatttatttacatattttatttctatttaaactatataattttgtattatttatttgtctgctttttatacatttatttaaatatttatcatctTGTAAACAAATTGTATACTATTTAATTACATCTTATTTACTTCAtctataaactaaatctaaaactataaccaaaatgattaaatcttattttatttgtgttaatgtttttgtatataatatatactttttatactttattactatattataattatattattattgttattataaaacactttattacTTATTCATGTTCTTTTATTAACTTTCTTACGGTCCCCGGGCCCCAGAAACCCCTGGTCTGTGATATTTCTTCGttaacaaacatatattatataaacatgacTGTGTTTTATATTAGTGTCAGATCTATAACTGATGGAGAGCTGAAGAAGTaaaggctcctcagaagatgtgagatgtttagGAGGTCCGTGAAGATCATCaaagtaaagctcctcaaaagatcctgaTGATCAGGTTCTTCTAGAAAATGATTGATGGAGAATCAAGTAAAGAGTTGATCTGGAGATATGAGCTTTACTTGATCAGAATCAGTCCAGAAGAGCTTCTACACTCAAAGATCTTTCCTGGATCAAACACTCAGCTGTCAATCAGAGACAGAAGAGACTGCGCTCGCTCAGAGCTTTCATTATCCACACCgttcctggtgtgtgtgtgtgtgtgtgtgtgtgtgtgtgtgtgtgtgtgtgtgtgtgtgtgtgtgtgtgtgtgtgtgtgtgtgtgtgtgtgtgtgtgtgtgtgtgtgagtgtgtgtgtgtgtgtgtgtgtgtgtgtgtgtgtgtgtgtgtgtgtgtgtgtgtgtgtgtgtgtgtgtgtgtgtgtgtgtgtgtgtgtgtgtgtgtgtgtgtgtgtgtgtgtgtgtgtgtgtgtgtgtgtgtgtgtgtgtgtgtgtgtgtgtgtgtgtgtgtgtgtgtgtgtgtgtgtgtgtgtgtgtgtgtgtgtgtgtgtgtgtgtgtgtgtgtgtgtgtgtgtgtgtgtgtgtgtgtgtgtgtgtgtgtgtgtgtgtgtgtgtgtgtgtgtgtgtgtgtgtgtgtgtgtgtgtgtgtgtgtgtgtgtgtgtgtgtgtgtgtgtgtgtgtgtgtgtgtgtgtgtgtgtgtgtgtgtgtgtgtgtgagtgtgtgtctgtgtgtgagtgtgtgtgtgagtatgtgtgtgtgagtgtgtgtgagtgtgtgtgtgtgtgagtgtgtgtgtgagtgtgtgtgtgtgtgtgtgtgtgagtgtgtgtgtgtgagtgtgtgtgtgtgtgtgtgtgtgtgtgtgtgtgtgtgtgtgtgtgtgtgtgtgtgtgtgtgagtgtgtgtgtgtctgtgagtgtgtgtgtgtgtgtgtgtgtgtgtgtgtgttcacgttGAGTATTATGTTCCTGAAGTGAAGCACGTTTGTCCTCTGTCTTGCTCgtttggggacacttaatttctagcgattatcattgatttgatttacaCACATCCTATTTAAAGTGAAGCGATGTAGATGAAGAAAGGCCTGAAgattgagtgtttaatcttatCGTTACACATCGCTGACACTCCAGTTTAATGCTGTTCAGAGCTTTGACGCGACATGAATTGCTAAAAGCGCCGCATGAATAAAGATGGCTTGCCTCGGCGTTAAAAGGCGCGCTGAATGTTTCCCCACCGAGTCTGAGAAGTTTAGTGCGCTTCGTCTAGCAGACGGGTTAGTCATAACCAGGTTTAAGTAGGTCAAAGTGTGTTTGCCGTCTCCCGCCCTTTCAGGATTTTCCTCTTTGTCCGTCGGTCTCAGGCTTATAATTGTCTTGTGTTTAGTGTCTGATTCATGAATCTTATGAAAACACACCGGGGTTCCTGACAGGATGGTTTCTGTTGAGTTTAcgccaaaaaaacaacacaaaacacaatcCGTGATTAAAAATCCAGGAAAAAGGACTGCGGCTGTATTGTAGATGGCAGTGAAGGACCTGTAAGGATGTAGCAGAGATAGTGTTTGTACACATTAACATTATCTATGAGATATAGATGCAGAACTACAGTGTTCATTATAGGTTTTAGTTATGAAGAAATTTTAAACGTAGCTTCATAAACCTGCTGGATTCTGCTTGTTTTGAGGTGACTTTGACTCATCTACAGACCGTCGGTCCGTCAGATtcatgagtttgtttcttcatcaggtttgTAGAAATGTCTCTGCATCAGcgtctcagtaatggaagtgaatgggtgccgtcagaatgagtgtctgataaaaacatcagaataatccacagcgctccggtccatcagtgaacatctggagaagacagaagatcaaactaatccagctttaagatgtttttattcttccttcagtgaaaaagtcttctggtctgaatcaggagagaaaacTGCGCAGATTAAACCAAAACAGTTTTTGACTCTAAATCcatcttttgttttactgaaaGATGACTTCTTATGGATTACGCCGAAAGTTCTTGTATCATCTGTCtggtctctcattctgacggcacccattcactgcagagcatcctgAGACGCTGATTCAGAGACACATTTCTAcaaacctgatgaagaaactAACTCCTCTTCATCTTAGGTGGCCTGAGAGTGAGCCCatttttagctcattttaatttttggctaAGCTATTTCAAATTCATAGTAAGCCATGTATGAGGTTCAGAAGAACTAATGAGCGAGCACCATTAtgaaataatctttattttctgaatgaatctgtggATTCTAAGCAGATCTAGTAGTGTCATGTAAAGTGGGCTCCAGACTCGTCTCTTAGTTCAggtgtgtttttgtcatgttgGAGTGAGCTGTAAGCTGCTTCGTGGCACTAATCGCTCTTCTCTTCTTCCTTCAGGACTGTTTCATCAATGGGGACCATCACCGGTGTCCCAAGGTTAGACGTCTACTGTGTTTATGTGCTTCTGAATGCTCTAGTTAtgttttatgataataatagaCCAAGCTGTGCACGGCTCACTGCACTTTGAGTCTCCAGAGACACGGCTCTTCACCAGGGCTGCATTAACCAGGCTTTGCGTGTTTGTTTAAAGGTCACCCGTACGTGGAGATAATCGAGCAGCCGAAAGCGCGAGGGATGCGTTTCCGCTATAAATGTGAGGGTCGATCCGCCGGCAGCATCCCAGGAGAGAAGAGCAACGACACCACCAAAACACACCCCGCCATCAAGGTGAGACGCCCAGACACACTCTGTACCCCACACACCAGTCTGCGGGTCACGTGACTCTGTGCGGCTCTTCTCATAGGTTCACAACTACAGCGGCCCGCTGAGAGTACGCATCTCTCTGGTGACCAAGAACCAGCCCTACAAGCCTCATCCACACGAGCTGGTGGGCAAAGACTGCAAGCACGGATACTACGAGGCAGACCTGCAGGAGCGCCGGatacacaggtgtgtgtgtgtgagagagagagagagagagggagagagagagtgtgtgagagagagagagagtgtgtgtgtgagagagagagagagagagagagagagagagagagagagagagagacagagagagagagagagagagagagagagagagagagagagagagagagagagagagagagagagagagacagagagagagagagagagacagagataaagagacagagagagagagagagagagagagagagagagagagagagagagagtgagggagggagagagagtgtgagagagagagagagtgtgtgtgtgtgagagagagagagagagagagagagtgtgtgtgagagagagtgagggagtgtgtgtgtgagagagagagagtgtgtgtgtgagagagagagagagagagaggagggagagagaggtgtgtgtgtgtgtgtgagagagagagtgagagtgtgtgtgtgagagagagagagagagagagtgtgtgagagagagagagagagagagagagagagagagtgtgtgtgagagagagtgagggagtgtgtgtgtgagagagagagagagggagagagagagagtgtgagagagagagagagagtgtgtgtgtgagagagagagagagagagagggagggagagagagagagagagagagagagagagagagagagagggagagagagagtgtgtgtgagagagagagagagagtgtgtgtgagagagagagagagagagagagagagagagagagtgtgtgtgtgagagagagagagggagtgtgtgtgagagagagagagagtgtgtgtgtgagagagagagagagagagggagggagagagagagtgtgtgtgtgtgtgtgagagagagtgagagagtgtgtgtgagagagagagagagagagagtgtgtgtgagagagagagagagagggagagagagagagtgtgtgtgagagagagagagagagagagagagagagagtgagggagtgtgtgtgagagagagagggagatggagtgtgtgtgtgtgagagagagagagaggagggagagtgtgtgtgtgtgtgtgagagagagagagaggagtgtgtgtgtgtgagagagagagagggagatggagtgtgtgtgtgagagagaaagagtgaggagtgtgtgtgagagagagagagagagagagagagagagacagagagtgtgtgtgagagagagggagtgtgtgtgtgtgtgtaagagagtgtgACAGAGTGacggagtgtgtgtgagagagtgagggtgtgtgtgtatgtgagagagagaatgagggaggaagtgtgtgtgagagagtgtgtttgtgtgtgtgtgtgtgagagagtgagggagtgtgtttgtgtgtgtgtgtgtgtgtgtgagaaggtgtgtgaaagtgagtgtgtgtgtgagagaatgaggtagtgagtgtgtatgtgtgaaagtGTGGGAGTgagtgtaaagtgtgtgtgtgagacatagtgagtgtgagagagtgtgtgtgaaagtgagggtgtgtgagtgaatgaaagtgtgtgtgcattctGTAATACACatgggcgtgtgtgtgtgtgagtgagagtgtgtgtgtgtgttctgtgtgtaaTGACACCTGTATTGCACAGGTATTACAAGAAGGTGACTTATGAGGACATTACAGTCATCAGTGAGCTGTTGACTCTTTTGAATCATTCAGAGTGAATTCTGAACCAATTCAACACATTGATTATAAAGAATCGGATGATTCAGTCGCAGCCGTCTTAGAGCAGCACCAAGAACGAGGGTTTTATGAAATGtagaaattcagattttaagcctcattttgaatgaatgtgAAGTTTCCCAAAATCAAGAAGTACAGTAAAACCCTCTTCTTTCTGTCCAGCAgctgattttaatttattcaaatctgttgaAAGGCGTGGAAACGAGCAGATCGGAGGAGCTTGGTTCCGTCTCGTATGACTGCGTGGTATTTTTGGTCAGTACTAAGATTAGTTCTGGCCCTCGGAAACATCTCGTCACAGCACTGCTTCCGGTCTCAACTCACAGACGCTCCAGCCGGCCGTTTCCAGAGTTCAGAGCTGCCTCTGCTTCATCTCTGACGActcatttctctctttcagtttcCAGAATCTGGGTATTCAGTGCGTGAAGAAGAAGGATGTGGGAGACGCTGTTTCCTGTCGCCTGCAGACACAGAACAACCCCTACAAtagtaagacacacacacacacacacacacacatactcgtatacacacacacactcatacacaaacacacacactgtcacacacacacacacacacacacacactcatacacaaacatacacactgtcacacacacagatgcacatacactcgtgcacacacacacacacactctcatacacacatacacacacacacacacacacacacacacacacacacacacactcatatacacacacactcacactcatacactcatgcacacacacacacacacacacacacacactcatatacacacacactcatgcacatacacacacacacacacacatacatacacaaaatctaaatattgaaatattaaagttgTCTGAATGAAGTTCTTAATGTGTATTACTGATCATAAATGaagttgtaatatatttatggtatgaaatgcacaaaatatcttcatggaacatgatctttagtAATTTGAAGGTAATTTTGTGTACTGTTGGCTACCTGTgctgattctgtgtgtgtgtgtgtgtgtgtgtgtgtgcagtcccCGAGCCCAAGATCTGGGAGGAGGAGTATGATCTGAACGCGGTGCGGCTCTGCTTCCAGGTGTCCATCACGCTGCCCAGCGGAGAGCTCTACCTCCTGGAGCCCGTGGTCTCGCAGCCCATCTATGATAACCGTGAGTGCCCCGCCGGACACGCGTCTGACCGCTCGCACGCCGagcctgacctctgacctctcgcCCTCAGGAGCGCCCAACACGGCCGAGCTCAAGATCTGCCGGGTCAACAGGAACTCGGGCAGCTGCCGCGGAGGAGACGAGATCTTCCTGCTGTGTGACAAAGTGCAGAAAGGTGCAGAAAACACACTGACGGCAGCAGCAGTCCTAAAACCTAGTTAAAGTTACAAGAAAGCTGCCCTGACCGATCTTAAACGTGTCGTCTTGTCTGAAGATGCACACCAGtgatgtttataaaaatgacttaaatgtcctaaccAAACGTTTACTTTATATAGAGCCTTTCCTGAGCTCTACAAAGCTCttcaaacacaaatacacatttcaGGGAACTTTGCAGTGGAGGTAGAACGTTTCCCAAAGGCTACATATAAAGACTTAAAAATAGAACATAAACGACTATTACACGACGTCATTTAGTGATAGTGCTGATTAAACAGATATGTTTTAAGCTTTGATTTGAAGTTGCTGAGAGAGGTGGCTGTTCTGAGGGGAAGTCAGTTCTAAAGAAAAGGATCTGTGGTGGATTGAAGATAGATGGAGACGTTCAGAATCTGAGCGTGAAGGAATAGATAGGGAGCTAGACTTCTGAGCGTCTTAAAGGTGAGCAGAAGAATGTAGTACTGCACACGAATAAATACAGTGAAGATTAAATAGAGCGACGTGAAGAGATGAGCTTCAGCAGGTAAAGCTGTACTTCATCTGGATGCAGGCTGAATGTGGAGAGTAAATAATGATAGTGGTCCgagaactgagccctgaggaCCACCGTGTTTAAATGTGTGGTGAGATACGAGGAGCCTGAGATAACCCACTCAAGATGAGGGAGTAATATCTTACCACATACAGTATCAAGAGCTGCTCCTGTGCTGTGAACCAAAACCAGACTGAAGAGCATCAGAGATTGTTATCAGGAAACGGTCTCCTCCATAATCTTTGATACAAATGGATTAGAAAGTAGGCTGTAGTTTGAGATTTGAAGGATCTGCCGTGGATGAGAgtaaggcaaggcaaggcaaggcaaggcaagtttatttatatagcacatttcatacacaatggtaattcaaagtgctttacaaaagaggaaataaaataattacaaggtttaaataacaataaaagaaattaaaataaaataaaaacactgatttaagataaattgaatttaaagcaaaaagagattaaaacagtttaaataaaagaagcaaagtagcacagttcggacgcagcacagtgctcattctgtaaatgcacaactaaacagatgagttttgagtctggatttaaaagtgactaatgtttcagcacatctgatctcttcaggaagctggttccagatgcgagcagcataataactaaaagcagattctccttgtttggtgtgaacctttggtatttctaactgacttgatcctagtgatctgagtggtctgttgggtgtataaatagtgatcatatctgcaatgtattt is drawn from Puntigrus tetrazona isolate hp1 chromosome 7, ASM1883169v1, whole genome shotgun sequence and contains these coding sequences:
- the si:cabz01076231.1 gene encoding calcium-binding protein 2, with amino-acid sequence MAQKAEKTPSTESQAADGSGPKSALRKTASADATKKKKTKKSNEDAMNKVYTNLLNSVFGQERELSQPELDELAEAFKEFDYDQDGYLNYKDLAECMRTMGYMPTEMELLEIIQQIKMRLGGLMDFDDFCELMGPRMMVETADMLGLKELKSSFCQFDTDGDGKISLDEMKEAVKTLLGEKLKKGELEEILKELDLNGDGTVDFDEFVMMLSVR